The sequence TCGGAAAGGGCCATTTAGACCCTTACCTTCGATCAAAAAGAAGAAAATTTAAGCAAAACTCCCTCTGGAGCTAAGCAAACTAAACCCAAAACTGAGGTTCTTAACTAAAAGTTAATTGACTATAAACCACTAACACAAAAACTTTTTTAGCAAGGTCACTTCCCCTTCAAAGCTGTAGTCATCTGGTAATGTAACAAAACCTATTTGCAACCAAATTAGGAATCCTATAACCTTCTATTTCCAGCATGTGAGGTATGGTTATGGATGTGAAAGGAAATCCCCACGTAGCGGCGCGCGCTGCTGCTGAGGCAAAAAAGCAAGAGAAAAGTCCTCCAAGACGTTCTTTTAAAGACTTTCTCATAAGGAGAGAACGGCCCCGGCCGGTTGAGCAGCGGCGGTCGGTTTTTGACCTCGCGTCAAAAAACGAGAAGAAAAAGCGGACCAGCGACAATGCCCAGGGACAGGCACCAGATGCTAAGCTCGAAGGAGCTGCAGAAAGCGCCGCTCAGATTGCTGAGGTTAGCGAAATCTCTGAAGAGATGGCCGCTCTCATCGACAAAATGGCAAATTTTGTCCAGCTAGAAAGTAAAAAGGGCATTTCTACTACAACGGTTTCGATTGGGATGGAAGGATCGATCTTTGATGGCTCTGAAATTGTAATCGACCACTATGACACCCACCCCCACTCCTTTAACTTACAACTGGTTGGAAACCCTGAAGCGATGGAAGCTTTTTCAGCCCATTTGTCCTCTCTTCACGCCTCTTTATTGGCACACCAGCCTCTGCAAGGATTTCAAATCCATTTGCTTCCTCCCGTTATTGGAGAAAAGTCGAAGCTTTATGCCCGCGGAAGGAGCAAAGAAGAGAAAAAGAAAGCTGCAAAAATCAACTCGGGGAAAAAAATCCCTTCCTAATTTGAGCTGAATGACGTATCCTGGCAAGTTAGGACTCAGTGCAGGATATTTTTTGCAAAGCGAGGGGCAAGTGAGGCAAAACCAGATTTTCTTGAATGACGAGTCCCATAGCCAAAGTGCTATGGGCAAGGAAGAAAGGAAGTCTGGTGAAGCCGCAGCTGTCCATCGGTTCCAAAAAGTGTCCTGTACTGAGGAGTTAGGAGATAGTAATGGTTAAGCATTGGATCAAACATGTTGAATCGCTTGCTGCTGGAGCGCAAGAGGTCCCGATGTGGGGCGCGGTTCCCTCTTTTCCTTGGGAAACATTTGCTGAGCACCTCTCGGCTTCTTTAGGAACAAAAGCGCTAAAGATCACCGCGGGAACGTCAGAGTGGAAGCAACCAGATGCGCTTTTAGCGGGGATGGGGCACGCTCCTCTCCAGATGGCAGTAGAACTTTCTCCCCTTCAGGGAAATGCGTTTTTGATTTTCTCTTCGGAAGATTTTTCAAAGCTCTCTTCGTGGGCGATCCACCCCGAAGCGGGAAATGAGGGTTTTGCTGACCCCTATCTCCAAAAAGGTTTTTTCCGCTACCTGACAACCGAATCTTTAGCAATTGTCGATCGCATGCAGGTTTTTCAAGGGCTTGCTCCCAAACTTGTCGAAGCTCCCCTTGCAGGTGAAGAGGCCTACGCCGTTGAGATTGAGGTGGAGCATGAGGGCGAAACGGTTCGTGGAAGGCTCATTTGCCCCAGGGTCTTTCAACAAACATTTAAAGGTCACTTTGCTGCCGATTGGAATTTTTCGATCCCCTCACATCTTTACGAGGAAACGTTTGTCAACCTTTCCTTAGCAGCAGGAGAAACAAAACTCTCACAAGAGACGTGGGGCAAGCTAGAAGAGGGCGATTTCCTCCTTCTTGACCACTGCTCTTACTATCCAGCGCTAAAAAAAGGGACTTTTCAGCTTTGTTTAGAGGGCTCTCCCCTCTTCCAGACAAAGATCAAAGAGGAAAATCTTAAACTGCTCGACTATGCACACTATTTTGAGGATAATACTATGGATGATGATGAATTTGAGGCCCCTTTTGAAGAGCCGTTAGAAGAAGAGGTGCCGCCGCCCGAAGCTGTTTCGGTCGAAGACCCCCCGCAAGAGAAGATGGTCTCCCCGAAAAAAGTACCGATCGCTCTTACCGTCGAAGTGGCAAAGATGAAGATCAGCCTCGATAAACTTTTAAAGCTTAAGCCAGGAAACATTCTCGAGCTTGGGGTGCAACCTGAAAAAGGGGTCGACCTTGTTGCAAATGGAAAATGCGTTGGCAAAGGAGAACTCCTTCAAGTCGGCGACGTGATCGGCGTAAAAATCGTTAAACTTGGCGGGTAATCCGCCGTGGCTGCAGAGGACTTCTATAAACAAACCACTTTGCCCAATTTGACTGGGGAAGATGGAGCTCCCCCAGCATTTCCTCAAAGAATTGGCCCCTATAAGATCGAAACCCTTTTGAGCAAAGGGGGGATGAGCTATCTCTACCTGGGACTCGACCCAGAAACGAAAAGTCCCCTCGCCATTAAAGTCCTTTCCCCCAAATATGTCACCCACACTGAAATGGTCCACCAGTTTCTCAAAGAAGCGGAGATCATTGGGCTCACCGATCACCCCAATATCATCAAGCTCAGGGGACAGGGAGAGTGGGAAAATGGCCTTTACATTGCGATGGAGTTTGTCCAGGGAATTTCGCTCAAGCAGTTCATCATGCAGCAAAATTTTTCGCCGCGGACCTGTCTAGAAATTGTCTTGCAAGTGGCTTATGCCCTTCTCCACCTCCACTCCCATGGGGTGATTCACCGTGACCTTAAGCCCGAAAATATCTTGATCACCGAGGGAGGAAGTGTCAAGGTAATCGACTTTGGGATAGCCCAACTTGTCCACGATACCGAGCTTGCTCTTCCTTCACAAAGGGGACAGTTTTTAGGAACCCCGAGCTACATGAGTCCCGAACAAAAAAAAGATCCCCTCAATGTCACCTTCGCGACCGATATTTATTCCCTAGGGGTGATCACTTTTGAGCTCCTTGTTGGCAAACTCAGCTTTGGATCGATCCAATATTCCCTCCTTCCCAATGCCCTGGCTTCGATCGTCAAAAAAGCGCTCGCCCCCGCGGTTGAAGAGCGGTACCAAGATGTTGTCGATTTCATCACCGATATCTCTAATTATCTCACCGAAAAAAGTCACGAAAAAGAGGGAGGAATCAAAGAGGTCTGGCAGCACTTAGAAGAGAGCCACCTCAAACTGCTCCCTGCTGCAATCCCCAAGTGGAACGCCTTTGATATGGGGCTGGCCCACCCCGAAAAAGAAAGTGACCTCAGCTCCTACTACGACTTTCACCGCTTTGCCGATCAATCGTATCTGGTTTTGATGGGAGAGTACATGGATGAGAGCATCGAGGGGCTTTCATATACGGGACTGCTCAAGGGAATGGTCCAAAGTTTAACGCGGAATTTCCTCACCTCTCCTGAAGCCCAGTTTGAGCCTCTCCCTTTCATCACCACCCTTAACGAGATGATCGCCTCCCACGAGGGAAGTGCCCCCTTTCAGTTTGAGCTTCTCTACCTTTCTCCCCAAAAAAACACCTTTTCCTTCATCGCGTGTGGAGCAGGCTCTCTCATCCACTTAGGAGGGGGTGCCCCCCGCTTTCTTTCCAATCAAAACCCTCCCCTTGGAAAAAATCCCACCCACAGTTTTTATGAAACGACAGAAAATTGGATTGAGGGAGATCAACTCATCGTCCACTCTTTTGCGCAAGAAGGGGAAGGTTTTGAAAATGCTCTTGCAAAAATCATCGAAGAAAGCCTGCAGCTTTCCTCTCAGGCTCAAGCAGATGCCATCTCAAACGGCGCCCTAAAAAAAATCGGCGCAACAATCGATGCTGCGCCGAAAACTGTGCTAACCATTCAGCGAATTACTTAACTATTCGCTGCTGTTCCCACTCTTCTAAAGGCTGAGCATTTTCCCAATTGGTTGTAAAGCATCTTTTAATATCATCAATTCTAGTGTAGGGTGATTCACTTGTCCTTGTATAAGTTTCTATTAACCGATTCCTAGCCTCATGAAAACCAGCAGGTTTGATAAAGATGAACTTGTCACGCTCATCTCCAACTGGAAATTTCCAAGCCCCTTTAAAACCTACCAAAAGAGGTGGGAAATAGAGACATTTTTTGGGTGCTTAAAAAAAAGGGGGTTTTGTTTCGAAGATACCCATCTCACGCATATCGCCAGAATAGAAAAGCTCATTTGTGTTTTAACGATAGCCTTTTGCTGGAGCTATCTTGTTGGCGAGAAAAAAGATGCGGAAGCCCCTATTGCAACAAAGTCTCATGGAAGAAAAGCAAAAAGTGTGTTTAGGTATGGATTTGACGAGCTTCGAAGGATATTTTTTGGCTTAAGAAAAAAAACCAAGGTATTTTTAAAGCGGCTTAAGTTATTGACTGTTAATGAACAGCTAGGAGGATGTAAAAAAAATGTCCTGTAGTGAGAAACTACAGAGAGGGAATTTGTTCTTCTCTGTCGTTAAAAGATTCTACTAGACAACACAAAAAAAGTCTATTCCTCGATATAAGAGGGGTCGTGCTTTAAAGCGGATTGGAGAAGTCTCTCATAGGAGGAAAGTTCGAGGCGTCCGATGAAGGCAACCCCGCAGTGGGTTGTCGAAGGAGGACAACAAAGAAATTTCCCCTAGGAGGGGCTTAAACAATTCGCTTTAATGCATTACCCCTCTTCCACAGGTCTCCACACTTTTCCGTGGATAACGGTGCGGAAGTCATCGTTGGTGGCATATTCGGCATGGAGAAGATAGGTATCGGGCGCTTCCCCCTTTTCATAAAACTCAAACCCTTCGAAGCCGAGATGGTCGAGACGAAACTCCCAGCCAATCAGTTTTTCATTGATCATCCCCTTGCCAACGACCTTGCCAAGGGATTGGTTTTGGAGCTCGATCTGAAACCCTTTTGGGGTGATGTCATAGAAGGAAAACTGGTTTTGCATCATGTCTTGAAGCCCTGAAATCTGGATCTCTTGAAGGGAGTCGATGCGCCCCTTCTCATCGGGCTCGGGAACCTTCCATCGGGTGAAGAAAGGCATCGCCTCTTCGGCCATTGACAGAGAGATTTTCCCTTCGCCAAGCCAGGGGCCCGGCTTTAAAATAAAGGAGTGCTTTTTACTCAAAACATAAACCTTCTTGCATAGATACTTTGCAATATTCCCAGGGCGCTCATCGTCAGGGTCACCGAGGATCCCCCATAGGTCACAAGGATCAGGGGCACCCCGGTGATGGGCAAAAAGCCACACATCATTCCGATATTAATCACCACGTGGATCGCTAAATAGGCCGCTATGCCGGCGGAAAGAACCCGCCCAAAGTGGTCCCTAGCGATTGCTGTTACTTGGAAACTACAATAAATCAATCCGAAAAACAAGAGAAGGATGCAAATTGCCCCAAAAATTCCAAATTCTTCGACAAATGCGGGGAAAACGGAGTCGGTATGGGCCGCTGGAAGAAACTGCCGGCCGGTAAAGGTGCTCTTCTTCCACCCACTTCCGGTATACCCTCCGAGGGCAATGGCTGTTTTTGCTGCCTGGTGGTGGTAGGTATCGGGATCAAACCGTTCATACTGGTACTCCTTTAAAAACTTCGTGGCAACGGGGCGCAAGGTCTCATGGGAAAGAACGCCGGTAAAGATGAGAGAAATGACAACCAAAGCAATCACACCACATGCCGATAAAATCTGAATCACTTTCTTACGAATCCCCCCAAAGTAAAACATGCTGAGCGTCATGGGGAAAAGGACCATGGCAGAACCGAGGTCGGGCTGCTTTAAAATGAGAAGAAACGGGATAAAAATAATGAGCGATGCCTGAAAAAAAGTTCTCCAGTCCCCAACACTGCGCCCTTTTTTTTCTAAAAACCAGCTCAGGGTCAAAACAAGGGTGAGCTTCGCATACTCAGAGGGTTGAAGGGTCCCGCCGATAAAGGGAATCCGGTACCACCGATGGACATGTTGAATCGCCTCTGTAAAAAAAAGGCCGACTAGCATTACAATCGTCCCTATATAGAGAATCCATGCCCACTCGCGGAGTTTGTGGTAGTCAAGGCCTGCAAAAAAGAGAAAGCAGACGATCCCAACACCAAACCGCTGGACCTGATTTTTTACATTTGGGGTAAAGAAAATATCTTCCCCGGTCAGCTGCACCTCCGATGTTGTAGAGGCAATGACAAGAATGCTAATGACCATCAGCGCCAAAATAAGGGGCAGGGCTTTAAAGTCGATCCGTCTTAAACATTGATGGTTCCACATATTGGTTATTTTGTAATATTAGAGGTTATTATGGTAGAAAAAGTCACACCCATCCACTTAGAAAGCATCGATTCAACGAACACCTACGCGAAAAACAACTATCAAAATTTCGACCCTAAAGGATGGACCCGCATCACAGCAACTGAGCAAACAGGAGGGCGGGGCCGCTTTAACCGCGAGTGGGTCTCCCCAAAAGGAGAAAGCATCTACCTGACCTACTACTTCACAATGGAAAAAGAAAAGGCCGACCTCGGAAACCTCACCCAAGTTCTTTCCCTGAGTATCGTCAAACTTCTACAAAAAGAAGGGCTAAAGGGAGAAATTAAGTGGCCAAATGATGTCCTTATCGGGGGAAAAAAGATTGCAGGGATCCTTGCAGAGACCATCGACCTCCAAGAAAAGTGGGGAGTGATCCTTGGGATGGGGATCAATGTCAATGTGAAAAAAGAGACCCTCGATCCAATTGACCAACCAGCCACTTCCTTTTTGGTAGAAACGGGGAAAAGCTACGATATGTCTTCCCTAATTGCGATGCTCGAAATGCTCTTTCTAACCGACTACGACCTTTACCTAGAAAAAGGGTTTGCCCACTTCTATAAAGAGTATGATGCACTTCTTACGCACAAGGGGAAAGAGATCACCCTTCACCAAAATGGAACGTCGATCTCGGGAACCCTCCATTCGCTAAGCCCCGATGGACGGATCAACATCCTCCTCCCAAGCGGAGAGGTAGAGACCTTCCACTCGGGAGAGATCAAGTGAACCGCTGCGCCTGGGTGAAGGAGGGGATGGAGACCTATCACGATAAGGAGTGGGGCGTCCCCGTCCACTCCGATCAGCTCCACTTCGAACTCCTTGTGCTCGAAGGGATGCAAGCAGGTCTTTCTTGGGAACTCATTTTAAAAAAGCGGGCTGCCTTTCAAAAGGTTTTCCACGATTTTGATCCCTCAAAAGTGGCCCAGATGACCGATAAGGAACTAGAAAGAGCCCTTCATAATCCCAACATCATCCGCAACCGGAAAAAACTTTTCGCCGCGAGCCATAATGCCAAATGCTTTCTCAAAATCCAGAAGGAATTTGGCACTTTCGACACCTACGTGTGGCCCTTCGTCGGGGGAAAACCCCACATCAACCACTGGGAAAAAGCTGAAGAAGTCCCCTGCCTAAGCCCCATAAGTATGAAACTTGCTGCAGACCTAAAAAAAAGGGGGATGATTTTTGTCGGGCCCAAGATTATCTACTCCTACATGCAAGCGGCAGGACTTGTCTCGGACCATACCACAGACTGCTTCGCGGCACAACCTTCGGAAATGTAAAGCCGCTTTACATCTGGTACTTGTACTAGCTAACCATCCTGGCTAAACAGTCATTAATATATGAATTCAAGCTAACCCTTTGCTGATGGGCTAGGGTAGCTAGTTTCGCATGAAGGTCTCGTCTCATTCGAAGGTTAAGTTTTCCTGAAAAAGGTTTTTCAGGAAGCTTTCGTCTTTTTTTACACCAATCAAGATAGTCATCGATAGAGTCTTTAAAAGCCACTTCAAGCTCTTCTACAGTCGTGCCTTGAAAAGTGATAACAGCTCTAATCCCCACGAGTTCTCCGTGAAAAATTTTGGCTTCATCGTCATAGGCAACCTGCCCATAATAACCCTTATATTTCATCATGGTTTAACTCCTGCATTTTCTAAGAAGCGCCGCATTGACACTAGGTTCTGCTATCGAAATTTAGGGCTAAGGGATTCAGAGGAGGTTTTCTTGAAACTTGTGATTTTTTTGCCGAATGTAAATAGTCAGGCGCTATTTTTGAGGCAAAAAAATCACAAGTTTCTGGAAAGATCCCTGAAGACCTAGCGATAAATTTCGAGAGCAGAACCTAAGGCCCCTTTATCGGTTTCTTTTCTAGGATGAGGTCTATGAAACACTGCTTCTTCCCGATTTAATATAATCCGAAGCCTTGAGCCGTGCCCCTCTTCTATCCTAGCTCCCAAATGCACCAAGAGAGACTCGATATCTTTCCACTTAACACTAGAAGGAGGGGGAGATGTAAAAACAGCCTTTAGAGCCAATTGCAAAATTACTGATTAATCGATTTTTGGAAGATTTTTGCAAATTTTGCCGTTTGATGAAAATTCACATACCCTTTAGGGTAGGGTGTTTGCATCAAACGGCAAAATTTGTGAAAAGAACCGAAAAGCGATCATCAGTAATTTTGCAATTGGCTCTTTAGGATGCGTTCGTGTTTCTTACTCATACTCTTTTATGGTACTATATTTGGGGCCAAAAATCAAGAAAAAATATAACTTATTATTAACTAAAGACTTAAAAAACACTGGGTTGTAATAATTGTGCCGACACTGTCGGCACAATCTTCGGAGATGTAAAGCGGCTTTACATTTGACAGTTTAAAAGCTTAAGAGGGAAAGGTCTGGCTTGACAACCAGGGAAGGATGGAGGCGCGAGCGGAGGATCTGCTGGATCGCGTCGAGCGTGGCTCCTGTTGAGGAGGGGCAGGTCGTGCAAGCTCCTTGGTAAGCAATCACAATCTCTTGCTCGTTGTTAAATGCAGAGACTTCGATGCCACCTGCATCGAGTTCGATGTAGGGCTGGATTTCATCACGGATCACCTCTTTAATATGATCGAGTTTTTCTTCGGGGGAAAAGAGATGCCAATCGGGGTGCCCTCCTTCTGCTGATCCCCCTTGGGGAACAGGAGGGGTGACCGAAGGATCTTTAAGGGGGATATCGGTGCATTTTTCGGCCGCTTCTTCAATGGCTGAAAGGACAAGATTAAGGGTGAAAGCGGCGGTTTCTGGAAAGGCGGGAATCTGGGTAAAGTCGCGGAGCTTGCGGTCAATGAGATCGGTGGTGAGGCGGCGGGCTTGATCGTAGTTTTTTCGCAAAAGGACTTCGCACGCCGCATCGGCAGCGCCGATGAGGGCGGTTTCTCCAAAAGCTTTAAATTTTGCGTCAGCAACCACTCCATCGGTCTCATCGACAATGAGGAAAAAGTGGACATGACTCCCCTCTGATTCGGCATGGCCGGTCACCACTCTCATCTCTTGGAGAGCTCCGGTGTTTTCTTTAAAGAAGCCAACGTTGCGGGGATTTAGGATCCGCTCGACAAGGAGGTTGCTATAGGTGGTCCAAGGATGGGGCTTCATAGGGCCACCCCATTTGAAAAGGTGCGACACTTTTGGGCGGCATCGACAATATGGCCGATCGCCCGGTTGATCTCTTCTTCGGTAGTGTCGCGAGACAGTGTAAAACTTAAGGCGCTTTTCCCTTCGATCCCACAAGCGGCAAGAAGATGCTCGAGTTTTTGGTGACGTCCTCCTCCAAAGGAGGCAAAAACCCCCCGCTCTTTGAGGTGAAAGGTAAGGAGCTCACTCGTAACTCCTGGAAAAGAGATCACAGTTGTGTTGGGAAGGCGCTCCGCCTCTTTAAAGTGGACGGTTGCTTCGGGAATGGCCCGCACAATCCCTTCCTCGAGATGGTCTCTGAGGCGGGCGGTTTCCATACAAAGATGATCGAAAGAGGCGTCGAGCTCTTGAGTCGCGATGCCAAGTCCAACAAGCGCTGCAACATTCAGGTCAGTCCCTTCCATCCCTTCGGGAACGCTCAAGGTAAAGTCGACTCCCCTTTTCACAAGAAGGGTGCCACTTCCTTTGGGGCCATGGATCATCGTCCCCTCAAAGGTGAGGTAGTCGATCGGAAGTTCCTCAAACTTAAAGTAGAGTTTGCCTAAGATGGCAGAAGCATCGATATGGAAGAGGATCCCCTTTTCTTTGCACAGCTCAGCAAGTTCCCAGATGGGATGAATGACGCCGGTTAGAGCATTTGCCCAAGAAAGGGAGACCAACCCTGTTTTGGGGGAAAGGGCTTTTTCTAAGTTTTCACGGGTGACCTGCCCCTTTTCATTGAGAGGAATCTTCTTTTGGAAAAGGCCCAACTTTTCAAACTGCTCCCCTAGAAGGTGGATCGGCGCCTCTTCTAAATCGGTCGTGAGGATGTGGTTCTTCCCATTTTGGGCAATGTGATCGGCATAGGCGCTATGGTACACCTCTGAAATGGCGTGCCCCCCTGAAGGGCAAAAGTGGAGAAGGTCCCGCTTGCCAGCCCCCAGAAAGGTGCGGAGGGTGTCTAAGCTTCGGTTAATGGAGGTAAAAGGCTCTTTGCCTTGAAGATAGGGAGCGGTTACCGCGTGCCAGTGCCGCTTGGAAAAGGGGGTCATCTGATTGAAGAGGTAGTCGGAAGGACGCGCTAAGGTCCCATTATCGAGATAAATTGGCTCTTCCACTAGTCAAGCTCTTCTTTTATCCAGCGCTCTTTTTCAAAAGAGTAACAGAGCGGTTCCCCTGTAGGAATTTCAAGGTGGAGAACCTCATCGTTTGTCAGGTCATCGAGATACATCACAATGGAACGGAGGGAATTTCCGTGAGCCGAGATCAAGATATTTTTTCCCTTATTGAGGAGGGGAAGCACTTTTTTGGTAAAGTAGGGAATGGCCCGCTTGGCGGTCATCTCCAAACTTTCTCCGTGGGGAGGGGGAACGTCAAAACTCCGCCGCCAAATTTTTACTTGATCGGCCCCAAATTTTGCGCGGGTCTCATCCTTATCGAGCCCTTGAAGCTCTCCATACATCCGCTCATTGAGCTCCCAGGCTTTATAGACAGGAAGGCAGCTTTCCTCAGCCTTAGGATCGTAGATTTTGGCCCACTCCTCCAGCCTTCCCTCTCCTTCATGGAGGATTACAGGGGTT comes from Candidatus Neptunochlamydia vexilliferae and encodes:
- the sctQ gene encoding type III secretion system cytoplasmic ring protein SctQ, which translates into the protein MVKHWIKHVESLAAGAQEVPMWGAVPSFPWETFAEHLSASLGTKALKITAGTSEWKQPDALLAGMGHAPLQMAVELSPLQGNAFLIFSSEDFSKLSSWAIHPEAGNEGFADPYLQKGFFRYLTTESLAIVDRMQVFQGLAPKLVEAPLAGEEAYAVEIEVEHEGETVRGRLICPRVFQQTFKGHFAADWNFSIPSHLYEETFVNLSLAAGETKLSQETWGKLEEGDFLLLDHCSYYPALKKGTFQLCLEGSPLFQTKIKEENLKLLDYAHYFEDNTMDDDEFEAPFEEPLEEEVPPPEAVSVEDPPQEKMVSPKKVPIALTVEVAKMKISLDKLLKLKPGNILELGVQPEKGVDLVANGKCVGKGELLQVGDVIGVKIVKLGG
- a CDS encoding protein kinase domain-containing protein, whose amino-acid sequence is MAAEDFYKQTTLPNLTGEDGAPPAFPQRIGPYKIETLLSKGGMSYLYLGLDPETKSPLAIKVLSPKYVTHTEMVHQFLKEAEIIGLTDHPNIIKLRGQGEWENGLYIAMEFVQGISLKQFIMQQNFSPRTCLEIVLQVAYALLHLHSHGVIHRDLKPENILITEGGSVKVIDFGIAQLVHDTELALPSQRGQFLGTPSYMSPEQKKDPLNVTFATDIYSLGVITFELLVGKLSFGSIQYSLLPNALASIVKKALAPAVEERYQDVVDFITDISNYLTEKSHEKEGGIKEVWQHLEESHLKLLPAAIPKWNAFDMGLAHPEKESDLSSYYDFHRFADQSYLVLMGEYMDESIEGLSYTGLLKGMVQSLTRNFLTSPEAQFEPLPFITTLNEMIASHEGSAPFQFELLYLSPQKNTFSFIACGAGSLIHLGGGAPRFLSNQNPPLGKNPTHSFYETTENWIEGDQLIVHSFAQEGEGFENALAKIIEESLQLSSQAQADAISNGALKKIGATIDAAPKTVLTIQRIT
- a CDS encoding transposase — its product is MKTSRFDKDELVTLISNWKFPSPFKTYQKRWEIETFFGCLKKRGFCFEDTHLTHIARIEKLICVLTIAFCWSYLVGEKKDAEAPIATKSHGRKAKSVFRYGFDELRRIFFGLRKKTKVFLKRLKLLTVNEQLGGCKKNVL
- a CDS encoding FtsW/RodA/SpoVE family cell cycle protein, translated to MWNHQCLRRIDFKALPLILALMVISILVIASTTSEVQLTGEDIFFTPNVKNQVQRFGVGIVCFLFFAGLDYHKLREWAWILYIGTIVMLVGLFFTEAIQHVHRWYRIPFIGGTLQPSEYAKLTLVLTLSWFLEKKGRSVGDWRTFFQASLIIFIPFLLILKQPDLGSAMVLFPMTLSMFYFGGIRKKVIQILSACGVIALVVISLIFTGVLSHETLRPVATKFLKEYQYERFDPDTYHHQAAKTAIALGGYTGSGWKKSTFTGRQFLPAAHTDSVFPAFVEEFGIFGAICILLLFFGLIYCSFQVTAIARDHFGRVLSAGIAAYLAIHVVINIGMMCGFLPITGVPLILVTYGGSSVTLTMSALGILQSIYARRFMF
- a CDS encoding biotin--[acetyl-CoA-carboxylase] ligase, which codes for MVEKVTPIHLESIDSTNTYAKNNYQNFDPKGWTRITATEQTGGRGRFNREWVSPKGESIYLTYYFTMEKEKADLGNLTQVLSLSIVKLLQKEGLKGEIKWPNDVLIGGKKIAGILAETIDLQEKWGVILGMGINVNVKKETLDPIDQPATSFLVETGKSYDMSSLIAMLEMLFLTDYDLYLEKGFAHFYKEYDALLTHKGKEITLHQNGTSISGTLHSLSPDGRINILLPSGEVETFHSGEIK
- a CDS encoding DNA-3-methyladenine glycosylase I, with product MNRCAWVKEGMETYHDKEWGVPVHSDQLHFELLVLEGMQAGLSWELILKKRAAFQKVFHDFDPSKVAQMTDKELERALHNPNIIRNRKKLFAASHNAKCFLKIQKEFGTFDTYVWPFVGGKPHINHWEKAEEVPCLSPISMKLAADLKKRGMIFVGPKIIYSYMQAAGLVSDHTTDCFAAQPSEM
- a CDS encoding type II toxin-antitoxin system HicB family antitoxin encodes the protein MMKYKGYYGQVAYDDEAKIFHGELVGIRAVITFQGTTVEELEVAFKDSIDDYLDWCKKRRKLPEKPFSGKLNLRMRRDLHAKLATLAHQQRVSLNSYINDCLARMVS
- a CDS encoding type II toxin-antitoxin system HicA family toxin; translated protein: MQLALKAVFTSPPPSSVKWKDIESLLVHLGARIEEGHGSRLRIILNREEAVFHRPHPRKETDKGALGSALEIYR
- a CDS encoding NifU family protein; the protein is MKPHPWTTYSNLLVERILNPRNVGFFKENTGALQEMRVVTGHAESEGSHVHFFLIVDETDGVVADAKFKAFGETALIGAADAACEVLLRKNYDQARRLTTDLIDRKLRDFTQIPAFPETAAFTLNLVLSAIEEAAEKCTDIPLKDPSVTPPVPQGGSAEGGHPDWHLFSPEEKLDHIKEVIRDEIQPYIELDAGGIEVSAFNNEQEIVIAYQGACTTCPSSTGATLDAIQQILRSRLHPSLVVKPDLSLLSF
- a CDS encoding aminotransferase class V-fold PLP-dependent enzyme, which gives rise to MEEPIYLDNGTLARPSDYLFNQMTPFSKRHWHAVTAPYLQGKEPFTSINRSLDTLRTFLGAGKRDLLHFCPSGGHAISEVYHSAYADHIAQNGKNHILTTDLEEAPIHLLGEQFEKLGLFQKKIPLNEKGQVTRENLEKALSPKTGLVSLSWANALTGVIHPIWELAELCKEKGILFHIDASAILGKLYFKFEELPIDYLTFEGTMIHGPKGSGTLLVKRGVDFTLSVPEGMEGTDLNVAALVGLGIATQELDASFDHLCMETARLRDHLEEGIVRAIPEATVHFKEAERLPNTTVISFPGVTSELLTFHLKERGVFASFGGGRHQKLEHLLAACGIEGKSALSFTLSRDTTEEEINRAIGHIVDAAQKCRTFSNGVAL
- a CDS encoding 2,3-bisphosphoglycerate-dependent phosphoglycerate mutase, with the protein product MAKLILLRHGKSDWNQKNRFTGWVDVPLSKVGVEEAQKAGKRIKSIPFDAIFISTLMRAQMTAMIAMSEHDSGKTPVILHEGEGRLEEWAKIYDPKAEESCLPVYKAWELNERMYGELQGLDKDETRAKFGADQVKIWRRSFDVPPPHGESLEMTAKRAIPYFTKKVLPLLNKGKNILISAHGNSLRSIVMYLDDLTNDEVLHLEIPTGEPLCYSFEKERWIKEELD